The Desmonostoc muscorum LEGE 12446 genome includes a region encoding these proteins:
- the ychF gene encoding redox-regulated ATPase YchF, giving the protein MLRAGIVGLPNVGKSTLFNAVVANAKAEAANFPFCTIEPNVGVVAVPDERLNVLAKIGSSVQVVPARVEFVDIAGLVKGASQGEGLGNQFLSHIREVDAIVHVVRCFENDDIIHVAGSVDPVRDIEIINLELGLSDLVQIERRIDRTRKQARTSKDASFEVTVLEKLAAALNEGQSVRQVSLNEEEAEIIKGLGLLTNKPIIYAANVSEDDLATGNDFVEKVRQIAATENAQVVIVSAQVEAELVELPEEDKADFLASLGVEEGGLKSLIRATYTLLGLRTYFTCGPKETRAWTIHAGMSAPQAAGVIHSDFERGFIRAETVAYKDLVATGSMNAAKEKGLVRSEGKEYVVQEGDVMLFRFNV; this is encoded by the coding sequence ATGTTAAGAGCCGGAATTGTCGGACTTCCCAACGTCGGAAAATCTACTTTATTTAATGCTGTAGTTGCTAACGCCAAGGCAGAGGCGGCTAATTTCCCTTTTTGCACGATTGAACCGAATGTCGGCGTTGTCGCAGTACCGGATGAGCGGTTAAATGTTCTTGCTAAAATTGGCAGTTCGGTACAAGTTGTGCCGGCGCGTGTTGAATTTGTCGATATTGCCGGTTTAGTTAAAGGTGCAAGTCAGGGTGAGGGACTAGGTAATCAATTTCTGTCCCACATCCGCGAAGTTGATGCGATCGTCCATGTGGTACGTTGTTTTGAAAATGATGATATTATCCACGTTGCTGGTTCTGTTGACCCAGTGCGAGATATTGAAATCATTAATTTAGAACTCGGTTTATCAGATTTAGTACAAATTGAACGACGAATTGACCGCACTCGCAAACAAGCTCGCACTAGCAAGGATGCTTCTTTTGAAGTCACGGTTTTGGAAAAATTAGCTGCGGCTTTAAATGAAGGTCAATCGGTGCGTCAGGTAAGTTTGAATGAAGAAGAAGCGGAGATTATTAAAGGATTAGGACTGCTCACTAATAAACCAATTATCTACGCTGCCAATGTATCTGAGGATGACTTGGCAACGGGTAATGATTTTGTAGAAAAAGTGCGGCAAATTGCAGCAACAGAAAATGCTCAAGTTGTCATAGTTTCTGCTCAAGTTGAAGCTGAATTGGTGGAATTACCAGAGGAAGATAAAGCTGATTTCCTCGCATCTTTAGGTGTGGAAGAAGGCGGTTTGAAGTCATTAATTCGTGCTACGTACACACTTTTAGGCTTGCGGACATATTTCACCTGTGGTCCCAAAGAAACCCGCGCTTGGACAATTCATGCGGGAATGTCTGCACCTCAAGCCGCAGGTGTCATCCACAGCGATTTTGAGAGGGGCTTTATCCGCGCTGAAACTGTCGCTTATAAAGACTTGGTAGCTACTGGTTCCATGAATGCTGCTAAGGAGAAAGGATTGGTTCGTAGTGAAGGGAAAGAGTATGTTGTGCAGGAAGGGGATGTAATGCTATTCCGCTTTAATGTGTAG
- a CDS encoding hybrid sensor histidine kinase/response regulator produces the protein MAGEHIKVLLVEDNPGDVFLLQEFLKEVNTVLVELMPVERLEEALNHLAKEIFDVILLDLSLPDSQGIETFVTAYQQAKATPIIVLTGINDETLATRAMQEGAQDYLVKGQVTGDLLVRSMRYAIERQRADNALRQSEERFRVALKNSPIFVYNQDQELRYTWVYNPSYELTVEQMLGKKDLDIISPEDAQRLTTIKLRVLNSGIGTREEVSITTKEITRYYDLTVEPLRNESQEVVGVTCASIDITERQAALREHKLAQEKIKEQAALLDVTTDAISVRDLNNQILFWNKGAETLFGWRTTEAIGKSVSELLFDEASPEIEAALLEVISKGKWQGELTKLSKTGKEILVATRWSLVCDEQGKPKSILTVDTDITEKKHLEAQLFRAQRLESIGTLASGIAHDLNNILTPILAGAQLLPLKFPDADERTRHLLEILEINAKRGADLVKQVLSFARGVEGKRITLQLKHLIMEVAKILKETFPKSIEITTDVPQDLWMVSGDSTQLHQVLMNLCVNARDAMPNGGSLRISAENLFIDENYARMNLEAKVGFYTVITVSDTGVGIPGEILDRIFEPFYTTKDVGQGTGLGLSTVLGIIKSHGGFVNVYSEPGSGTSFKVYLPAVEGMETLIPEDSIPQTGHGELILVVDDEVAIQEITQSSLEAHNYKTLIAGDGIEAIAVYAKNMDKISAVLIDIMLPSLDGLTAIRTLKKINPEVKIIASSGLMSDHKLSTVTSIGVNTFLSKPYTVNELLLSLQKVLS, from the coding sequence ATGGCAGGTGAACATATTAAAGTCTTGTTAGTAGAAGACAATCCTGGTGATGTATTTTTGTTACAGGAGTTTTTAAAGGAAGTTAACACAGTTCTAGTTGAGTTGATGCCAGTTGAGCGGCTTGAGGAAGCACTCAACCACCTAGCAAAGGAAATTTTTGATGTCATTCTGTTAGACCTTTCCCTGCCAGATAGTCAGGGAATAGAAACTTTTGTCACTGCTTACCAACAGGCAAAAGCAACTCCAATCATTGTGCTGACGGGTATAAACGATGAAACCCTGGCAACTAGGGCAATGCAAGAAGGAGCGCAGGATTATTTAGTCAAAGGGCAAGTAACTGGGGATTTGCTGGTGCGTTCTATGCGTTATGCAATTGAACGTCAACGAGCAGACAATGCATTGCGACAGAGTGAGGAGCGATTTCGCGTAGCCCTGAAAAACTCTCCGATTTTTGTCTACAACCAAGATCAGGAGTTACGGTACACTTGGGTTTACAATCCTTCCTATGAATTGACTGTTGAGCAAATGTTGGGCAAAAAAGACTTGGATATCATCTCACCCGAAGATGCTCAACGGCTCACCACTATCAAACTTCGGGTATTGAACAGTGGCATCGGGACACGAGAAGAAGTATCAATTACAACTAAGGAAATAACTCGATATTACGATTTAACTGTTGAGCCATTGCGAAATGAGTCCCAAGAAGTTGTCGGGGTGACTTGCGCCAGTATCGATATTACCGAACGGCAAGCCGCATTGCGCGAACACAAATTAGCCCAAGAAAAAATCAAAGAACAAGCAGCATTACTTGATGTCACCACAGATGCCATTTCCGTGCGAGATTTAAATAATCAAATTCTATTCTGGAACAAAGGTGCAGAAACACTTTTTGGTTGGCGAACTACGGAGGCTATCGGAAAAAGTGTCAGTGAGCTTTTGTTTGACGAAGCTTCACCGGAAATCGAAGCGGCTCTTTTAGAAGTTATCAGTAAAGGTAAGTGGCAAGGCGAGTTAACTAAACTTAGTAAAACTGGCAAAGAAATCCTCGTGGCCACTCGCTGGAGTCTGGTGTGTGATGAACAGGGAAAACCCAAATCAATTCTCACCGTTGACACAGACATTACTGAGAAAAAACATCTAGAAGCCCAATTGTTTCGCGCTCAACGCCTAGAAAGCATCGGCACCTTAGCCAGTGGGATTGCTCACGACCTCAACAATATTCTGACGCCGATTTTGGCAGGAGCGCAACTCTTACCACTCAAATTTCCCGATGCAGATGAGCGGACTCGCCATTTATTAGAAATTTTGGAAATCAACGCCAAACGCGGAGCAGATTTAGTCAAGCAGGTGCTATCCTTTGCACGGGGTGTGGAAGGAAAACGCATCACTTTGCAACTCAAGCATTTAATTATGGAAGTTGCCAAGATTCTTAAAGAAACATTTCCCAAATCCATAGAAATTACCACTGATGTACCACAGGATTTGTGGATGGTTTCTGGAGATAGTACGCAACTCCATCAAGTCCTAATGAACCTCTGCGTTAATGCCCGTGATGCTATGCCCAATGGCGGTAGTTTGAGAATATCTGCGGAAAATCTGTTTATTGACGAAAATTATGCCCGGATGAATCTAGAAGCCAAGGTCGGATTTTACACAGTGATTACAGTCTCGGATACTGGAGTTGGCATTCCTGGGGAAATCTTAGATAGAATTTTTGAGCCGTTCTATACCACAAAAGATGTCGGACAAGGCACAGGGTTAGGACTTTCCACCGTACTGGGAATTATTAAAAGCCACGGAGGTTTTGTGAACGTATACAGCGAACCCGGAAGTGGCACTAGCTTTAAAGTTTACTTACCAGCCGTAGAGGGAATGGAAACACTCATTCCAGAAGATTCAATACCACAGACAGGACATGGAGAATTGATTTTGGTTGTGGATGATGAAGTTGCCATTCAGGAGATTACTCAATCATCACTGGAAGCTCACAACTACAAGACTTTAATTGCTGGTGATGGCATTGAGGCGATCGCAGTATACGCTAAAAATATGGACAAAATTAGTGCCGTATTAATCGACATTATGCTGCCTTCCTTGGATGGTCTAACTGCCATCCGTACCTTAAAGAAAATTAACCCAGAAGTCAAAATTATTGCCAGCAGTGGATTGATGTCCGATCATAAGCTCAGCACAGTAACTAGCATTGGTGTCAATACGTTTTTATCCAAACCGTATACTGTCAACGAATTATTACTTTCTTTACAAAAAGTGCTTTCTTAA
- a CDS encoding response regulator, with protein MQAIMPIEVLLVEDNPGDALLTRIALEDSKISIHLNVVEDGVEAMAFLRKQEKYVNAAHPDIVLLDLNLPKKDGREVLAEIKADENLKRIPVVVLTTSQAEEDIIKAYNLSANCYITKPVDFDQFVKIVKSIENFWFAIVKLPPE; from the coding sequence ATGCAAGCCATTATGCCTATTGAGGTTTTGTTAGTAGAAGACAATCCTGGCGATGCCCTACTTACACGTATCGCCCTGGAAGATAGCAAAATCTCGATTCACCTGAACGTGGTCGAAGATGGTGTCGAAGCAATGGCATTCTTGCGAAAACAGGAAAAATATGTCAACGCAGCCCATCCAGATATTGTGCTGCTGGATTTGAATCTCCCTAAAAAAGATGGGCGAGAAGTATTGGCAGAAATTAAAGCAGATGAAAACCTCAAGCGAATTCCCGTAGTCGTCTTGACGACTTCCCAAGCCGAAGAAGACATTATCAAAGCTTATAATCTATCAGCAAACTGTTACATAACTAAGCCAGTAGACTTCGATCAATTCGTTAAAATTGTAAAATCAATAGAAAATTTTTGGTTTGCGATCGTAAAACTGCCACCGGAGTAA
- a CDS encoding GAF domain-containing protein produces MKTGDTITEKTRLEALRQYQILDTEPEEAYDNLAQLAAFICNTPISLVNFIDENRQWFKAKVGLDVSEMPRSVGLSYLCQERRNVVVVPDTLADEKLAKNAVVIGYPYVRFYAGVPLITPRGDMLGTLCVIDQVPKELSQKQVEALVALSRLVIDQLELRRHVTEVSEITEKLVAQEQTARAQSEAARTRITNLLESITDAFFALDKKWRFTYVNGQAEQLLQKTQNQLLGKSIWTVFQRIIGTTFEKQYRKAVLEQVSVEFEEFFVPLNRWFQVHAYPGKDGLSVYFQDITERRQTVEALQKSEERWQLALQGNNDGIWDWNLKTNEVFFSTRWKEMLGYEDHEVCNCWDEWTKRIHPDERDLVVQTFQDHFAKKTPFYVCEYRVQCQDGSYKWILDRGQALWDALGDVVRMVGSYTDITDRKRTEEELKRQNLRSQLFSEITLKIRESLQIDEILQITVTEVQKLLQADRVLIFQLSPDGSGTVVQEAVLPGWPVILGKNIIDPCFKEEYLERYRQGRISAIEDIQTAYIQPCHREFLEQFAVKANLVVPILLREGIWGLLLAHQCAAPRKWNNFETELLQQLGNQIGIALSQGQLLEQQTRQSQELSRSNAELEQFAYVASHDLQEPLRMVTSYLQLLERRYKNQLDVNADEFINYAVDGARRMQTLINDLLNYSRVSTRGQPFKRVDCNIVLKQAIANLKLAIADSKALITYDTLPEVMADATQLTQVFQNLIANAIKFCQNQQPEIHIGVGSGEWGVGSEGDEGVGGDEGVRGDEQENTSSSPSSPSSPSSPSSPPLPTPNEYLFSVRDNGIGLESQYAERIFIIFQRLHGRDKYPGTGIGLAICKKIIERHDGRIWVESKVGQGSTFYFTLPDRNS; encoded by the coding sequence ATGAAAACTGGAGACACGATTACAGAAAAGACGAGGCTAGAAGCCCTGCGCCAGTATCAAATTCTTGATACCGAACCTGAAGAAGCCTACGACAATCTTGCTCAGTTAGCGGCATTTATTTGTAACACCCCCATATCCTTAGTAAATTTTATTGATGAAAACCGTCAATGGTTTAAGGCAAAAGTAGGTTTAGATGTATCAGAAATGCCCCGGAGTGTTGGGTTATCTTACCTTTGCCAAGAACGGCGTAACGTTGTCGTGGTTCCAGATACGCTAGCTGATGAAAAGTTGGCGAAGAATGCGGTAGTAATTGGCTATCCTTACGTGCGATTTTATGCGGGTGTACCTCTAATCACTCCCAGAGGAGATATGCTGGGAACTCTGTGCGTAATTGACCAAGTTCCCAAAGAATTAAGCCAAAAACAAGTCGAGGCGCTTGTGGCTTTGAGTCGCCTAGTGATTGACCAACTAGAACTCAGGCGTCATGTGACTGAAGTATCTGAAATTACCGAGAAACTCGTGGCGCAGGAGCAAACAGCACGCGCCCAGTCGGAAGCAGCCAGAACTCGCATTACCAATCTTCTTGAAAGTATCACTGATGCCTTTTTTGCCTTGGATAAAAAATGGCGATTTACCTACGTTAATGGTCAAGCAGAACAACTGTTGCAAAAAACCCAGAATCAGCTTTTGGGTAAAAGTATCTGGACAGTTTTTCAGAGAATTATCGGCACAACATTTGAAAAGCAGTACCGTAAGGCAGTTTTAGAACAGGTGAGTGTGGAATTTGAGGAGTTTTTTGTGCCCCTCAACCGCTGGTTTCAAGTCCACGCTTATCCAGGAAAAGACGGCTTATCTGTTTATTTTCAAGACATTACTGAACGACGGCAGACAGTAGAAGCACTTCAAAAAAGTGAAGAACGTTGGCAATTAGCATTGCAGGGTAATAATGATGGTATTTGGGACTGGAACCTCAAGACTAATGAAGTGTTCTTCTCAACTCGGTGGAAGGAAATGCTGGGGTATGAAGACCACGAAGTTTGCAATTGTTGGGATGAATGGACAAAACGAATCCATCCCGATGAGCGAGATTTGGTAGTTCAGACCTTTCAGGATCACTTTGCCAAGAAAACACCGTTTTATGTCTGTGAGTATCGAGTCCAATGCCAAGACGGCAGCTATAAATGGATTCTGGATCGAGGACAGGCGCTTTGGGACGCATTAGGTGATGTAGTGCGAATGGTTGGTTCTTATACTGATATCACAGATCGCAAGAGAACAGAAGAAGAATTAAAGCGGCAGAATCTGCGATCGCAATTATTTTCCGAAATCACTCTCAAAATTCGAGAATCTTTACAAATAGACGAAATTCTCCAAATTACCGTTACAGAAGTACAAAAACTACTGCAAGCTGACCGAGTTTTAATTTTTCAACTTTCCCCTGACGGTTCGGGAACAGTAGTACAAGAAGCTGTACTACCTGGTTGGCCAGTAATTTTAGGAAAAAATATTATCGACCCCTGCTTTAAAGAAGAATACCTAGAAAGATATCGCCAGGGAAGAATCAGTGCAATTGAAGACATTCAAACTGCTTATATTCAACCTTGCCATCGAGAATTTCTGGAGCAGTTTGCGGTTAAGGCTAACCTCGTAGTGCCAATTCTTCTCAGAGAGGGCATTTGGGGGTTGTTGCTAGCTCACCAATGTGCCGCACCTCGAAAGTGGAATAACTTTGAGACAGAGTTGTTACAGCAACTAGGTAACCAAATTGGCATTGCTTTATCTCAAGGGCAACTACTAGAACAACAAACCCGCCAAAGCCAAGAACTCTCCCGTTCCAATGCCGAATTAGAACAATTTGCCTACGTAGCTTCCCATGACTTACAAGAGCCATTGCGGATGGTAACCAGTTATTTACAATTGCTGGAGCGGAGATACAAAAATCAACTTGATGTTAATGCCGACGAGTTTATCAACTACGCTGTAGATGGGGCACGGCGGATGCAGACCTTAATCAATGATTTGTTGAATTACTCCCGCGTCAGCACCCGTGGACAGCCGTTTAAGAGAGTTGATTGTAATATTGTTTTAAAACAGGCGATCGCAAATCTCAAACTGGCGATCGCAGATAGTAAAGCACTTATCACCTATGATACTTTACCTGAAGTAATGGCTGATGCTACCCAATTGACACAAGTATTTCAAAACCTCATTGCTAACGCCATCAAATTTTGTCAAAATCAGCAGCCAGAAATTCACATTGGAGTGGGGAGTGGGGAGTGGGGAGTAGGGAGTGAGGGAGATGAGGGAGTAGGGGGAGATGAGGGAGTAAGGGGAGATGAGCAAGAAAATACTTCCTCATCCCCCTCATCCCCCTCATCCCCCTCATCCCCCTCATCCCCCCCACTCCCCACTCCCAACGAATATTTGTTCTCGGTGCGCGATAATGGTATTGGTTTAGAATCCCAGTATGCTGAACGTATTTTTATAATTTTTCAACGCTTGCATGGTAGAGATAAGTATCCAGGTACTGGTATTGGTCTAGCAATTTGTAAAAAAATTATAGAACGCCACGACGGCCGTATCTGGGTCGAGTCGAAAGTGGGTCAAGGCTCAACTTTCTACTTCACACTTCCAGATAGAAACTCTTAA
- the hisG gene encoding ATP phosphoribosyltransferase, giving the protein MLTVALPKGELLKHSIRLLQAVGLDFSAFLDSGNRQLQIPDAKGVAKGLLVRAQDVPVYVEYGQAQLGIVGYDVLREKQPQVAHLVDLQFGYCRMSVAVKASSSYRSPLDLPAHGRVASKYVNCAREYFHSLDLPVEIVPLYGSVELGPITGMSEAIVDLVSTGRTLRENGLIEIATLYESTGRLIAHPLSYRLNTGNLSDLINRLREAVLVKV; this is encoded by the coding sequence ATGCTGACTGTTGCATTACCAAAAGGGGAACTTCTTAAACATAGCATCCGGTTGCTACAAGCTGTCGGGTTAGATTTTAGTGCTTTTTTAGATTCAGGAAATCGCCAACTTCAAATTCCTGACGCTAAGGGAGTTGCAAAAGGGCTATTGGTGCGGGCGCAGGATGTACCTGTTTATGTAGAATATGGTCAGGCTCAATTGGGTATTGTCGGTTACGATGTGCTGCGGGAGAAACAACCGCAAGTTGCCCACTTAGTCGATTTGCAGTTTGGATATTGTCGCATGTCGGTGGCGGTAAAAGCATCGAGTTCTTACCGATCGCCTTTAGATTTACCAGCTCATGGTAGAGTTGCTTCTAAATATGTCAACTGCGCTCGTGAATATTTCCACAGTCTGGATTTACCGGTGGAAATAGTGCCGTTGTATGGTTCAGTGGAACTAGGGCCAATTACTGGCATGTCAGAAGCGATCGTGGATTTAGTTTCCACGGGGCGGACTTTACGCGAAAATGGTTTAATTGAAATCGCTACTCTCTATGAAAGTACAGGGCGGTTAATTGCCCATCCCCTCAGTTACCGTCTGAACACTGGTAATTTGAGTGATTTGATTAACAGGCTGCGGGAGGCTGTTTTAGTTAAGGTTTAA
- the rppA gene encoding two-component system response regulator RppA: protein MRILLVDDEVELTQPLSRLLTREGYAVDAAYDGTSGSELARGSYDLLILDWMLPGKTGLEICQELRRQGKTTPVLFLTAKDTLDDRVEGLDAGADDYLVKPFELRELLARVRALLRRSGSQTYETTTGRLTVADLELDCENQVAYRQGRIIELSQKESQLLQYFMEHTGQLLTHAQIMQTLWTEEEQPSSNVIAALIRLLRRKIEVGKETTLIHTVYGKGYRFGASVVESV, encoded by the coding sequence ATGAGAATTTTATTAGTTGATGATGAAGTTGAATTAACTCAACCCTTGAGTCGCTTGTTAACTCGTGAGGGTTATGCTGTAGATGCCGCTTATGATGGAACAAGCGGGAGCGAACTTGCACGAGGCAGTTACGACCTATTAATTTTAGATTGGATGCTGCCAGGAAAAACAGGGTTAGAAATTTGTCAAGAATTGCGACGCCAAGGCAAAACTACTCCTGTGTTGTTTCTCACAGCTAAAGATACTTTAGATGACCGAGTAGAAGGTTTAGATGCTGGTGCAGACGATTATTTGGTAAAACCTTTTGAACTGCGGGAATTACTAGCCAGAGTCAGGGCTTTGTTGCGTCGTTCCGGTTCCCAAACTTATGAAACCACCACTGGACGCCTGACTGTGGCTGATTTAGAACTTGATTGTGAAAATCAAGTAGCCTATCGCCAAGGAAGAATTATTGAACTTTCGCAAAAGGAAAGTCAGCTATTGCAATATTTTATGGAACACACCGGACAACTGCTGACTCACGCCCAGATTATGCAAACTTTGTGGACAGAAGAAGAACAACCAAGCAGCAACGTCATAGCGGCATTAATTCGCCTGCTGCGGCGTAAGATTGAAGTCGGGAAAGAAACTACGCTAATTCACACAGTTTATGGCAAAGGCTATCGTTTTGGTGCTTCTGTTGTAGAGTCTGTTTAG
- a CDS encoding Uma2 family endonuclease, which translates to MVTSLKELLDDPELADIDDPEEKFVTSGVSWQMYEALLAKLEDNSHYRVTYLDEILEIVSPSIKHENIKKCLAILIERYLYLKRIRFSPMGSSTLKKQLKQAGIEPDECYSIYEKKNIPDLAIEVNITSGSIDKLEIYRRLGVAEVWIWQFNRLRLYHLREETPSEFLDTYGYQQITSSELLPELNIALLEQCVQISDDIQAIDEFEKCA; encoded by the coding sequence ATGGTCACCAGCCTCAAAGAACTCTTAGACGACCCGGAACTTGCAGATATTGACGATCCAGAGGAAAAATTCGTCACTAGTGGGGTAAGCTGGCAAATGTATGAAGCGTTATTAGCCAAACTAGAAGATAACTCTCATTACCGTGTCACTTATTTGGATGAAATCTTAGAAATTGTGTCACCCTCTATCAAACATGAAAATATCAAAAAATGTTTGGCTATTTTGATAGAACGCTATCTTTACTTAAAGCGAATTCGATTCAGCCCAATGGGGAGTTCTACACTTAAAAAACAACTCAAACAAGCTGGGATTGAACCAGATGAATGCTACTCGATTTACGAGAAGAAAAATATCCCCGACTTAGCTATAGAGGTGAACATCACCAGTGGTAGCATTGATAAATTAGAAATTTATCGCCGTTTAGGAGTTGCTGAAGTTTGGATTTGGCAATTCAATCGACTCAGACTTTACCATTTAAGAGAAGAAACACCATCTGAATTTTTAGATACTTACGGCTACCAACAGATTACCTCAAGCGAATTATTACCAGAACTAAATATTGCTTTATTAGAACAATGCGTTCAGATTTCAGATGACATTCAAGCCATTGATGAATTTGAAAAATGTGCGTAA
- a CDS encoding flavin-containing monooxygenase, with the protein MEIKQICVIGAGISGLVTAKTFIEEGYEVTVFEKQKGLGGVWEKSRTYPGLTPQNTGDTYSFSDYPMPASYPDWPTAEQMRNYLNSYATNFGVIEKIRFQTEVTNVSRKTGERPGWVVTINVEGETKEQKHEFDFVVACNGTFSAPKLPYLPGKEKFLASGRKILHSTEFNDVSIIEGKRVVVVGFGKSACDIATLAANTAKECTLVFRQPLWKVPRFFLGLVNLKYILLTRFAEAWFPYRQMGRLERVLHTLGKPLVWAFWRTNEMLLRLQFGLDSCGMLPEQPMNKANCNISVAPPDFFKCVHSGKIQAIKTSVTKFIPDGVELANGQQLQADIIVFATGFSQEVRFLEEEYRRQMADKDGNFTLYRYLIHPNIPQMGFVGYNTSFYSQLTSEVGAWWLAEYVKGNLLLPSPEVMYQEMAADINWMKTEYHTVVAKATCIPSFCLRYIEQLIEDMGVNNQFRVWKGVSQIMMPLKPSTYQHIRQQLRGQIRQSLNDSPKPQSLGVR; encoded by the coding sequence ATGGAAATCAAACAAATTTGTGTAATTGGGGCTGGAATCAGTGGCTTGGTAACAGCTAAAACTTTTATTGAGGAAGGCTACGAGGTTACTGTATTTGAGAAGCAAAAAGGACTCGGTGGTGTTTGGGAAAAATCTCGAACTTACCCAGGATTAACACCCCAAAATACGGGTGACACATATAGTTTCTCAGACTATCCCATGCCTGCATCTTACCCAGACTGGCCTACAGCAGAACAGATGCGGAATTACTTAAATTCATACGCCACGAATTTTGGAGTAATTGAAAAGATTCGTTTTCAAACTGAAGTAACCAACGTTTCCCGAAAAACTGGAGAACGACCAGGATGGGTAGTTACTATCAACGTCGAAGGTGAGACAAAAGAACAAAAGCACGAATTTGACTTTGTGGTAGCCTGCAATGGTACATTTAGCGCCCCTAAGTTGCCTTACTTGCCAGGTAAAGAGAAATTCCTCGCATCTGGAAGAAAAATACTGCATTCTACCGAATTCAACGATGTCTCAATCATTGAGGGTAAGCGAGTAGTGGTAGTGGGTTTTGGCAAGTCAGCCTGCGACATTGCGACTTTAGCGGCGAACACAGCCAAAGAATGCACCCTCGTTTTCCGTCAGCCCTTGTGGAAGGTTCCTAGATTTTTCTTAGGTTTAGTAAACCTGAAGTATATTTTATTAACTCGCTTTGCTGAAGCTTGGTTTCCCTATCGTCAGATGGGGCGGCTTGAAAGAGTGCTGCACACTTTGGGTAAACCGCTGGTATGGGCTTTCTGGCGCACTAACGAGATGCTGCTACGTCTACAATTTGGTCTTGATAGTTGCGGAATGTTGCCGGAACAACCAATGAATAAGGCTAACTGCAACATTAGTGTAGCTCCCCCGGATTTTTTCAAGTGCGTACACTCTGGCAAAATCCAGGCAATTAAAACCAGCGTGACCAAGTTTATCCCTGATGGCGTAGAATTAGCTAATGGTCAGCAGTTGCAGGCAGATATAATAGTTTTTGCCACAGGATTTAGCCAAGAAGTTCGGTTTCTGGAAGAAGAATATCGACGACAAATGGCAGATAAAGATGGTAATTTTACCCTTTACCGTTATCTGATTCACCCGAATATTCCACAAATGGGCTTTGTTGGGTATAACACCAGTTTTTACAGTCAGCTAACCTCGGAAGTTGGTGCTTGGTGGCTAGCAGAATATGTCAAAGGCAACTTGTTATTACCCTCCCCGGAGGTAATGTATCAGGAAATGGCAGCAGATATAAATTGGATGAAAACTGAGTACCATACTGTTGTAGCTAAGGCAACATGTATTCCCTCGTTTTGCTTGCGTTACATTGAGCAACTGATAGAGGATATGGGTGTAAATAATCAGTTTCGTGTCTGGAAGGGAGTTTCCCAGATTATGATGCCACTAAAGCCCTCGACATACCAACATATTCGACAGCAATTGCGAGGTCAAATACGTCAATCTCTCAATGACTCACCAAAACCACAAAGTCTAGGAGTCAGATAG